A window from Azoarcus sp. DD4 encodes these proteins:
- a CDS encoding TRAP transporter substrate-binding protein — MERRSFLQKAGAGLVAGAAVGLAACGKKEEAAAPAAAPAGAPAGAPAVQTGLPEIKWRLTSSFPKSLDTIYGGAEVMANRLRAMTDGKFDIRVFPGGEIVPGLQALDAVQQGTVEICHTCSYYYVGKDKTFGFGTSVPFGMNARQMNAWIMFGGGQQLLDEFYANYNVLSFAGGNTGTQMGGWYRKQVKTLADVQGLKIRIAGLGGEVFSRLGAIPQQIAGGDIYPSLEKGTIDAAEWVGPYDDEKLGFYKVAPHYYYPGWWEPGPVVHFFINKDAWAKLPKFYQDAFRAAAHEANVTMMASYDDKNPQALARLLSNGVKLEAYSDEIMKGAYKAAFELYNEEAGKNPAWKKIFTEWDKYRKSQNAWFSVAEATIDRFLQSAR, encoded by the coding sequence GTGGAACGTCGTTCATTCCTGCAGAAAGCGGGTGCCGGCCTGGTTGCCGGTGCCGCCGTCGGCCTCGCGGCCTGCGGCAAGAAGGAAGAAGCAGCCGCACCGGCCGCTGCTCCTGCGGGCGCGCCGGCCGGCGCACCGGCCGTCCAGACGGGCCTGCCCGAAATCAAGTGGCGTCTGACCTCCAGCTTCCCCAAGAGCCTGGACACCATCTACGGCGGCGCGGAAGTCATGGCCAACCGCCTGCGCGCGATGACCGACGGCAAGTTCGACATCCGCGTCTTCCCGGGCGGTGAAATCGTCCCCGGCCTGCAGGCGCTGGACGCCGTGCAGCAAGGTACCGTCGAAATCTGCCACACCTGCTCGTACTACTACGTCGGCAAGGACAAGACCTTCGGCTTCGGCACTTCGGTCCCGTTCGGCATGAACGCCCGCCAGATGAACGCCTGGATCATGTTCGGCGGCGGCCAGCAGCTGCTCGACGAGTTCTACGCCAATTACAACGTCCTGTCCTTCGCCGGCGGCAACACCGGCACGCAGATGGGCGGCTGGTATCGCAAACAGGTCAAGACCCTGGCCGACGTGCAGGGCCTGAAGATCCGTATCGCGGGCCTGGGCGGCGAAGTGTTCTCGCGTCTCGGCGCCATCCCCCAGCAGATCGCCGGCGGCGACATCTACCCGTCGCTGGAAAAGGGCACCATCGACGCGGCCGAGTGGGTCGGTCCCTACGACGACGAAAAGCTGGGCTTCTACAAGGTTGCCCCGCACTACTACTATCCGGGCTGGTGGGAGCCGGGTCCGGTGGTCCACTTCTTCATCAACAAGGACGCGTGGGCGAAGCTGCCAAAGTTCTATCAGGACGCCTTCCGCGCCGCCGCCCACGAAGCCAACGTCACGATGATGGCCTCCTACGACGACAAGAACCCGCAAGCGCTAGCCCGCCTGCTGTCGAACGGCGTCAAGCTGGAAGCCTATTCGGACGAGATCATGAAGGGTGCATACAAGGCTGCCTTCGAGCTGTACAACGAAGAAGCCGGCAAGAATCCCGCCTGGAAGAAGATCTTCACCGAATGGGATAAGTACCGTAAGTCGCAGAACGCCTGGTTCAGCGTCGCCGAAGCGACCATCGACCGCTTCCTGCAATCGGCGCGCTAA